In Cicer arietinum cultivar CDC Frontier isolate Library 1 chromosome 7, Cicar.CDCFrontier_v2.0, whole genome shotgun sequence, a single window of DNA contains:
- the LOC101489148 gene encoding lysM domain receptor-like kinase 3, which produces MIIIGKPHLKLLQLLLFLLYLHFNGISSYQMAPMNCTDTSRVCTSFLAFKPQKTQSLEVIQSMFDVLPGDITVEGNGWDYIFIRKNCSCAAGIKKYVSNTTFTVKSNKGLVDDLVMDAYDGLILLPNTSRRARNGAVISLRLFCGCSSGLWNYLLSYVLRDGDSVESLASRFGVSMDSIEAVNGLDGPDNVTVGSLYYIPLDSVPGDPFPPNHASPPASVPAPSVDNISDDQVNHKYHVPYGWIIGGLGVGLILIILSIILCVCLRSSNCLSESRSHEKDADGKVSHKFQILRNPSFFCGSGRYICGKHVDQKQRDGDSSNHTITVPKASTLGPDVFDMDKPVVFSYDEIFSSTDGFSDSNLLGHGTYGSVYYSLVRDQEVAIKRMTATKTKEFTSEVKVLCKVHHANLVELIGYAASHDELFLVYEYAQKGSLRSHLHDPQNKGHSPLSWIMRVQIALDAARGLEYIHEHTKAHYVHRDIKTSNILLDASFKAKISDFGLAKLVGITNEGEVSTTKVVGTYGYLAPEYLSDGLATTKSDVYAFGVVLFEIITGKEAIIRTEGMMTKNPERRSLASVMLAVLRNSPDSMSMSSMRDYIDSNMMNLFPHDCVFKMAMLAKQCVDDDPILRPDMKQVVISISQILLSSIEWEATLAGNSQVFSGLVQGR; this is translated from the exons ATGATTATTATAGGAAAACCCCATTTGAAGTTGCTTCAGTTGCTTCTCTTTCTGTTATACCTTCATTTCAATGGAATCAGTTCTTATCAAATGGCACCAATGAATTGTACAGACACAAGCCGTGTCTGCACTTCTTTCTTGGCCTTTAAGCCTCAAAAAACCCAATCACTTGAAGTGATTCAAAGCATGTTTGATGTGTTGCCAGGTGACATCACAGTTGAAGGAAATGGTTGGGATTACATATTCATAAGGAAGAACTGTTCTTGTGCAGCTGGTATAAAGAAATATGTGTCTAACACCACCTTTACTGTGAAATCAAATAAAGGGTTGGTGGATGATTTGGTTATGGATGCCTATGATGGGCTTATTTTGCTTCCTAACACCTCAAGGAGGGCAAGGAATGGTGCTGTTATATCATTGAGGTTGTTTTGTGGTTGTTCTAGTGGATTATGGAACTATCTTTTGAGTTATGTGTTGAGAGATGGGGATAGTGTTGAATCTTTGGCAAGTAGATTTGGGGTTAGTATGGATAGTATTGAAGCTGTGAATGGCCTTGATGGTCCTGATAATGTTACTGTTGGTTCACTTTATTATATTCCTCTTGATTCTG TTCCTGGTGATCCTTTTCCTCCAAACCATGCTTCTCCACCGGCTTCTGTTCCTGCTCCTTCTGTTGATAATATTTCAG ATGATCAGGTCAATCATAAGTATCATGTACCCTATGGATGGATCATTGGTGGCTTAGGAGTTGGTCTTATTCTGATAATATTAAGCATAATTCTCTGCGTTTGCCTCAGATCATCGAATTGTTTATCCGAGTCGCGAAGTCATGAAAAAGATGCTGATGGAAAAGTCTCTCATAAATTCCAAATTCTTCGGAATCCAAGTTTCTTTTGTGGTTCTGGAAGGTACATATGTGGCAAACATGTTGACCAGAAGCAAAGAGATGGTGACTCCAGCAATCACACGATTACCGTTCCCAAAGCTTCGA CTCTAGGGCCTGACGTATTTGACATGGATAAGCCTGTAGTTTTTTCATACGACGAGATTTTTTCCTCGACTGATGGCTTCTCTGATTCAAATCTACTTGGGCATGGAACATACGGATCTGTCTACTATAGCCTCGTTCGTGACCAG GAAGTTGCTATTAAAAGAATGACAGctacaaaaacaaaagaatttaCGTCAGAGGTTAAAGTTTTGTGCAAGGTTCATCATGCTAATctg GTAGAATTGATTGGCTATGCAGCTAGTCACGATGAGCTTTTCCTAGTTTATGAGTATGCTCAGAAGGGTTCACTCAGAAGCCATTTGCATGATCCTCAAAATAAGG GTCATTCACCACTTTCATGGATAATGAGGGTCCAGATTGCACTTGATGCTGCTAGGGGACTTGAATATATACATGAGCACACAAAAGCTCATTATGTCCACCGTGATATCAAGACGAGCAACATTTTACTTGATGCTTCCTTTAAAGCAAAG ATATCAGATTTTGGGTTGGCGAAACTTGTGGGGATAACAAACGAGGGAGAAGTTTCAACTACCAAAGTTGTTGGTACATATGGATATCTTGCTCCGGA ATACTTGAGCGACGGCCTTGCAACCACCAAAAGTGATGTCTATGCATTTGGCGTTGTCCTTTTTGAGATTATAACTGGAAAAGAAGCCATTATTCGAACAGAAGGCATGATGACTAAAAATCCCGAAAGACGCTCACTCGCATCAGTA ATGTTGGCAGTTCTAAGGAACTCACCTGATTCCATGAGCATGTCAAGCATGAGAGATTACATTGATTCAAATATGATGAATCTGTTTCCCCATGATTGTGTATTTAAG ATGGCTATGCTGGCAAAGCAATGTGTGGATGACGATCCCATCTTACGACCCGACATGAAACAAGTAGTGATTTCCATCTCACAGATTCTTCTATCTTCTATTGAGTGGGAAGCAACACTAGCCGGGAATAGCCAAGTATTCAGTGGACTTGTTCAGGGAAGATAG
- the LOC101488822 gene encoding uncharacterized protein: protein MMLIANDVVVLRLRTRLRLKIQISMKQSSMNASMIMKKKTMNCDNDDSSLNHLHSDLSSILNQIDELVVKSLEVKKKLSKEGKREIESFSSLLSETLSRLKPWVPKLKIALSSTSMKCESKSEEVSCDERNVSDCESPQETKLVSPSPLVSWRADCTVDRGRQMFMLTPLPLSKSFLSSKPNQPQLKSDLDELASSNNSSMLYSFAMKPTPLKPALSLVSEEATNNEEFELISSPKRDTSMLVMMTPGLKMSPLKSCVLLEPISEIGRVGNDKVRKSTPFPVGVHYSDSEDSESSDRDDASRGLALKYPELMGIKWVPKSRVGKKNVEASPVWLTSPPKTCVLLGTPDEKSLELEKDDNDMCIHVDESNLKLQDSKLNLKDVSKGHNQAIKSCKQDNFVGDLSRIENTPMWLKTESTLQTGKRPGENTLKKELWTKFEEASTCGFQPKFPTVSKNSKKGFLDLLEEASCDEF from the exons ATGATGTTAATAGCAAACGACGTGGTCGTGTTGCGTTTAAGAACCCGCCTTCgcctaaaaattcaaatatcaaTGAAACAAAGTTCGATGAATGCATCAAtgataatgaagaagaaaacaatGAATTGCGACAATGATGATTCTTCCCTCAATCATCTTCACTCCGATCTTTCTTCTATTCTCAATCAG ATTGATGAGCTTGTCGTGAAATCGCTTGAAGTGAAGAAAAAATTAAgcaaagaaggaaaaagagaaATCGAATCTTTCTCCAGTTTGTTGTCTGAAACACTGTCACGTTTAAAG CCATGGGtaccaaaattgaaaattgCACTTTCATCAACTTCAATGAAGTGTGAAAGTAAAAGTGAAGAAGTTTCTTGTGATGAAAGAAATGTGAGTGATTGTGAAAGTCCTCAAGAGACTAAATTAGTGTCTCCTTCACCACTTGTTTCATGGCGTGCTGATTGTACTGTTGATAGAGGTAGACAAATGTTTATGCTAACACCACTTCCattatcaaaatcatttttatcatcCAAACCAAACCAACCACAACTCAAATCAGATTTGGACGAATTGGCTTCATCGAATAATAGTTCAATGCTTTATAGTTTTGCAATGAAACCAACTCCATTAAAGCCTGCACTTTCTCTTGTGAGTGAAGAAGCGACAAATAATGAAGAGTTTGAGTTGATTTCTTCGCCAAAAAGAGACACCTCCATGCTTGTTATGATGACTCCTGGCTTGAAAATGTCACCTTTAAAGTCTTGTGTTTTGCTTGAACCTATATCTGAAATAGGTCGTGTGGGTAATGACAAGGTTCGGAAATCCACCCCGTTTCCAGTTGGTGTTCATTACAGTGATTCAGAAGATTCTGAATCTTCTGACAGGGATGATGCTTCGCGGGGTTTGGCGTTGAAGTATCCAGAACTTATGGGGATTAAGTGGGTTCCTAAGTCGAGAGTTGGAAAGAAAAATGTGGAAGCATCACCTGTTTGGCTTACCTCACCTCCAAAAACTTGTGTTTTGCTAGGGACACCTGATGAgaaatcattggaattggaGAAGGATGATAATGATATGTGTATACATGTCGACGAATCCAATCTTAAGTTACAAGatagtaaattaaatttgaaagatGTTTCGAAAGGTCATAATCAAGCCATAAAATCTTGTAAACAAG ATAATTTTGTTGGCGATTTATCACGTATCGAGAACACTCCCATGTGGCTGAAGACGGAAAGCACGTTACAAACAGGGAAACGCCCTGGTGAGAATACTTTGAAGAAGGAATTATGGACTAAGTTTGAAGAAGCATCCACTTGTGGGTTTCAGCCAAAGTTTCCCACAGTTAGTAAGAATTCTAAGAAAGGGTTCCTTGACCTATTGGAAGAAGCTTCCTGTGATGAATTTTAG
- the LOC101488479 gene encoding protein PAF1 homolog, with product MASYRPFPPPSSTQNPIAPPPQPPPQQRGNNWGGYGYGGGVPVGDSSTTSFPQIPPNSNFQQHHQHHVPPPPPPPSNYYPYPPPPPPPPPENSYQPPPPPPPPPAATMYYPPNNQYNHQQPPPPPPPLSPGSSMPPPPPPPTSPPPPPPHEERAINKGSSGRRDSVSHKQQHKDPHPPRRVETDEERRSRKKKEFEKLRQEEKHRQQQKQLKESQNTVLQKTQMVSSGGTGKVHGSIAGSRMGERRNAPLLSSERVENRLKKPTTFLCKLRFRNELPDPTAQPKLMAFKKDKDQYAKYTITSLEKMYKPKLFVEPDLGIPLDLLDLSVYNPPSVRPPLAPEDEDLLRDDEAVTPMKKDGIKRKERPTDKGVAWLVKTQYISPLSMESTKQSLTEKQAKELRERKGGRNLLENLNNRYGKXXXXXXXFEAAKSQAVHATKKDLYPVEFMPFLPDFDRYDDQFVVAAFDNAPTIDSEMFSKLGKSVRDISESRAVMKSYVATSSDPANPEKFLAYMAPAPGELSKDIYDENEEVTYSWVREYHWDVRGDDAHDPTTFVVSFDESEARYLPLPTKLVLRKKRAKEGRSGDEVEQFPIPARVTVRRRSSVAAIERKDSEVYTSLKGNSSKSLEMDDDLDHEHRVAGLHDNFQSSGEDDMSE from the exons ATGGCCTCTTATAGGCCTTTCCCTCCTCCATCGTCGACTCAAAACCCTATCGCACCACCGCCACAACCACCGCCGCAACAAAGAGGGAATAATTGGGGTGGTTACGGTTACGGTGGTGGTGTTCCTGTTGGTGATTCTTCTACTACTTCGTTTCCGCAAATACCtccaaattcaaattttcaacaacatcatcaacatcatgttcctcctcctcctccaccACCTTCGAATTACTATCCATACCCTCCACCACCACCTCCTCCTCCGCCGGAAAATTCATATCAgcctccaccaccaccaccacctccaccTGCTGCTACTATGTATTATCCTCCTAATAATCAATACAACCATCAACAACCGCCTCCGCCACCTCCTCCTTTGTCGCCGGGTTCTTCCATGCCGCCTCCACCACCTCCTCCAACCTCGCCGCCACCTCCTCCTCCTCATGAAGAGAGGGCAATCAATAAAGGGTCTTCTGGTAGGCGAGACAGTGTCTCCCATAAACAGCAGCACAAGGATCCTCATCCTCCAAGGAGGGTTGAGACGGACGAAGAGAGGAGGTCgaggaagaagaaggagttTGAGAAGTTAAGGCAAGAAGAAAAGCATAGGCAGCAGCAGAAGCAGCTGAAGGAATCACAGAATACTGTTCTGCAAAAGACTCAGATGGTGTCATCTGGAGGGACTGGAAAGGTCCATGGTTCCATTGCCGGGTCTCGAATGGGAGAAAGAAGAAATGCTCCCTTATTGAGCAGTGAAAGGGTTGAAAATAGGTTGAAAAAGCCCACCACTTTTTTGTGTAAGCTCAG ATTTCGAAATGAACTTCCGGATCCAACTGCACAACCTAAGCTTATGGCGTTCAAGAAAGATAAAGATCA ATATGCAAAATATACAATCACATCTCTGGAGAAAATGTACAAACCCAAGCTTTTTGTGGAGCCAGATCTAGGGATACCTCTGGACTTGCTTGATCTCAGTGTTTACAA TCCTCCCAGTGTCCGACCACCTCTTGCTCCAGAAGATGAAGATTTACTGCGAGATGATGAAGCTGTTACTCCTATGAAAAAAGATGGTATTAAAAGAAAAGAGAGGCCGACTGATAAAGGTGTAGCTTGGCTTGTTAAAACACAATATATATCTCCTTTAAGCATGGAATCGACCAAACAG TCCTTAACTGAAAAACAAGCTAAGGAGCTGAGAGAGAGGAAGGGAGGCCGCAATCTCTTGGAAAATCTTAACAATAGGTAT GGAAAGNNNNNNNNNNNNNNNNNNNNNTTTGAAGCAGCTAAGTCACAAGCTGTTCATGCAACTAAAAAAGATTTGTATCCTGTTGAGTTTATGCCATTCTTGCCTGATTTTGATAG GTATGATGATCAGTTTGTTGTTGCTGCATTTGATAATGCTCCAACAATAGATTCAGAAATGTTCAGTAAGTTGGGCAAATCTGTTCGTGATATCTCTGAATCCAGG GCAGTTATGAAAAGTTATGTTGCAACAAGCTCAGATCCTGCTAATCCTGAGAAATTTTTGGCATACATGGCCCCAGCACCGGGAGAG TTGTCAAAGGATATATATGATGAAAATGAAGAAGTCACTTATTCTTGGGTTCGCGAGTATCATTGGGAT GTTCGAGGTGACGATGCACACGACCCCACAACATTTGTAGTTTCGTTTGATGAGTCAGAAGCTCGATATTTG CCTCTTCCAACTAAACTTGTTCTAAGAAAAAAGAGGGCGAAAGAGGGAAGATCTGGTGATGAGGTTGAGCAATTTCCAATTCCGGCTAGAGTGACTGTGAGGAGAAGGTCAAGTGTTGCTGCAATTGAGCGGAAGGATTCTGAG GTTTATACAAGTTTAAAGGGCAATTCGTCAAAGAGCCTAGAAATGGATGACGATCTTGACCACGAACATAGAGTTGCAGGGCTCCATGATAATTTTCAATCTAGTGGAGAAGATGATATGTCCGAATAA
- the LOC101515720 gene encoding histidine-containing phosphotransfer protein 4-like, with the protein MERNQSRRQLASMKQSLFDQGLLDEQFIQLEELQDDANPNFVEEIVTLYYRDSSRLISSIELALKERNYLDFNKLDTLMHQFTGSSSSIGAKKVKAECNLFREYCRTGNNEGCMKCFQQLKIEYVSLRKKLEAYFQLARQIGPSEVTCRSK; encoded by the exons ATGGAGAGAAACCAATCTCGCAGGCAACTTGCTTCAATGAAACAGTCCCTCTTTGATCAG GgattattggatgaacaatttaTCCAATTAGAAGAACTACAAGATGATGCTAATCCTAACTTTGTTGAGGAAATTGTCACTCTTTACTACCGTGATTCTTCACGCCTTATCTCAAGCATAGAGTTGGCTCT CAAGGAGAGGAACTACCTGGATTTCAACAAGCTTGACACACTTATGCACCAGTTCACAGGAAGTAGTTCAAg CATAGGAGCCAAAAAGGTGAAAGCAGAGTGCAATCTGTTTAGGGAATATTGCAGGACAGGAAATAATGAAGG ATGCATGAAGTGCTTTCAACAATTGAAGATAGAATATGTTTCACTTAGAAAGAAACTTGAAGCTTATTTTCAG TTGGCTAGACAAATTGGACCCTCAGAGGTGACGTGTCGCTCCAAATGA
- the LOC101515384 gene encoding NADP-dependent malic enzyme isoform X1, with protein MISSKTSTFLCNSGIGGWFSCSNERKCYLRVKCSAPSKRSGDRPISIVMETSHSSTVADVDDNPTIGGGVRDVYGEDRASEDQSVTPWSVSVASGYTLLRDPHFNKGLAFTETERDAHYLRGLLPPTVIPQETQVKKMIHNIRQYQVPLQKYMAMMDLQERNERLFYKLLVDHVEELLPVVYTPTVGEACQKYGSIFMHPQGLYISLKEKGRILEVLRNWPEKNIQVIVVTDGERILGLGDLGCQGMGIPVGKLSLYTALGGVRPSSCLPITIDVGTNNEKLLNDELYIGLKHKRVTGQEYAELLEEFMTAAKKNYGEKLLIQFEDFANHNAFALLERYRSTHLVFNDDIQGTASVVLAGLVAALNLVGGNLFDHRFLFLGAGEAGTGIAELIALEISKRTNAPLDEVRKNIWLVDSKGLIVKSRKESLQHFKKPWAHEHEPVKELLDAVNQIKPTVLIGTSGQGKTFTREVVEAMASNNEKPIILALSNPTSQSECTAEEAYTWTQGRAIFASGSPFAPVEYDGKVFVPGQANNAYIFPGFGLGLIMSGTIRVHDDLLLAASEALASQVTQEDYNRGLIFPPFTNIRKISAHIAAKVASKAYELGLATRLPQPKDLVLYAESCMYTPTYRNYR; from the exons ATGATCTCCTCAAAAACCTCCACTTTTCTg TGCAACTCTGGTATAGGTGGGTGGTTTTCTTGTAGTAACGAGAGAAAGTGTTATTTGAGGGTGAAGTGTTCAGCTCCTAGTAAGAGATCAGGTGATAGACCAATCAGCATTGTAATGGAGACGAGTCATTCTTCCACGGTGGCTGATGTCGATGATAATCCGACCATTGGGGGCGGTGTTCGGGATGTTTATGGTGAGGATAGGGCCAGTGAGGATCAGTCTGTTACTCCTTGGAGTGTTTCTGTTGCTAG TGGATATACTTTGTTGAGAGATCCACATTTTAATAAAGGACTAGCCTTCACCGAGACAGAGAGAGATGCACACTACTTGCGTGGTCTTCTTCCTCCAACAGTCATTCCTCAAGAAACTCAG GTGAAAAAAATGATCCACAACATAAGACAGTATCAAGTTCCATTGCAGAAGTACATGGCCATGATGGATCTTCAG GAGAGAAATGAAAGGTTGTTTTACAAGCTTCTAGTTGATCATGTTGAGGAGTTACTCCCGGTTGTTTATACTCCAACTGTTGGTGAAGCTTGCCAGAAATATGGATCCATCTTCATGCATCCTCAGGGTCTTTATATAAGCTTGAAAGAGAA AGGAAGGATTCTTGAAGTACTTAGGAATTGGCCTGAGAAGAACATTCAAGTCATTGTTGTAACTGACGGAGAGCGGATCTTAGGTCTTGGGGATCTTGGCTGTCAA GGGATGGGAATACCAGTCGGAAAACTTTCTTTATACACCGCACTTGGTGGAGTTCGCCCTTCTTCT TGTTTGCCTATTACAATTGATGTTGGTACAAACAATGAGAAGTTGTTGAACGACGAATTATACATAGGGCTCAAACATAAACGAGTAACTGGGCAG GAATACGCTGAACTTCTTGAAGAATTCATGACTGCAGCCAAGAAAAATTATGGAGAAAAACTCCTCATCCAG tttgaagaCTTTGCAAACCACAATGCTTTTGCTCTACTTGAAAGATATAGGTCAACACATCTTGTTTTTAATGATGATATCCAG GGAACTGCATCAGTTGTCCTTGCAGGACTAGTTGCGGCTCTGAATTTGGTTGGGGGAAACTTGTTCGATCATCGGTTCTTATTCCTTGGTGCTGGAGAG GCCGGCACTGGTATAGCAGAACTCATAGCACTTGAAATATCGAAACGG ACAAATGCCCCTCTGGATGAAGTGCGCAAAAACATTTGGTTGGTGGATTCAAAG ggTTTGATTGTCAAATCTCGCAAAGAATCACTCCAACATTTTAAGAAGCCGTGGGCTCATGAACACGAACCTGTTAAGGAACTTTTAGATGCCGTTAAT CAAATTAAGCCAACAGTGTTGATTGGAACATCAGGACAAGGGAAAACTTTTACACGAGAAGTGGTTGAGGCTATGGCCTCCAATAATGAG AAACCTATTATTCTTGCCCTTTCCAACCCGACATCTCAGTCAGAATGTACTGCTGAAGAAGCTTATACGTGGACCCAG GGACGTGCCATCTTTGCTAGCGGTAGCCCATTTGCCCCAGTTGAATACGATGGAAAAGTGTTTGTGCCTGGCCAG GCCAATAATGCATACATTTTTCCGGGATTTGGTCTCGGTTTAATAATGTCTGGTACCATCCGAGTGCATGACGACCTGCTTCTGGCAGCTT CTGAGGCTTTGGCTTCACAAGTGACCCAGGAGGACTATAACAGGGGACTCATATTCCCACCATTCACCAACATCAGAAAGATTTCAGCACACATAGCTGCCAAAGTGGCTTCGAAGGCATATGAGCTTG GATTGGCGACGCGCCTTCCTCAACCGAAAGATTTGGTGCTGTATGCTGAGAGCTGTATGTATACTCCAACTTACAGAAACTACCGGTGA
- the LOC101515384 gene encoding NADP-dependent malic enzyme, chloroplastic isoform X2 → MIHNIRQYQVPLQKYMAMMDLQERNERLFYKLLVDHVEELLPVVYTPTVGEACQKYGSIFMHPQGLYISLKEKGRILEVLRNWPEKNIQVIVVTDGERILGLGDLGCQGMGIPVGKLSLYTALGGVRPSSCLPITIDVGTNNEKLLNDELYIGLKHKRVTGQEYAELLEEFMTAAKKNYGEKLLIQFEDFANHNAFALLERYRSTHLVFNDDIQGTASVVLAGLVAALNLVGGNLFDHRFLFLGAGEAGTGIAELIALEISKRTNAPLDEVRKNIWLVDSKGLIVKSRKESLQHFKKPWAHEHEPVKELLDAVNQIKPTVLIGTSGQGKTFTREVVEAMASNNEKPIILALSNPTSQSECTAEEAYTWTQGRAIFASGSPFAPVEYDGKVFVPGQANNAYIFPGFGLGLIMSGTIRVHDDLLLAASEALASQVTQEDYNRGLIFPPFTNIRKISAHIAAKVASKAYELGLATRLPQPKDLVLYAESCMYTPTYRNYR, encoded by the exons ATGATCCACAACATAAGACAGTATCAAGTTCCATTGCAGAAGTACATGGCCATGATGGATCTTCAG GAGAGAAATGAAAGGTTGTTTTACAAGCTTCTAGTTGATCATGTTGAGGAGTTACTCCCGGTTGTTTATACTCCAACTGTTGGTGAAGCTTGCCAGAAATATGGATCCATCTTCATGCATCCTCAGGGTCTTTATATAAGCTTGAAAGAGAA AGGAAGGATTCTTGAAGTACTTAGGAATTGGCCTGAGAAGAACATTCAAGTCATTGTTGTAACTGACGGAGAGCGGATCTTAGGTCTTGGGGATCTTGGCTGTCAA GGGATGGGAATACCAGTCGGAAAACTTTCTTTATACACCGCACTTGGTGGAGTTCGCCCTTCTTCT TGTTTGCCTATTACAATTGATGTTGGTACAAACAATGAGAAGTTGTTGAACGACGAATTATACATAGGGCTCAAACATAAACGAGTAACTGGGCAG GAATACGCTGAACTTCTTGAAGAATTCATGACTGCAGCCAAGAAAAATTATGGAGAAAAACTCCTCATCCAG tttgaagaCTTTGCAAACCACAATGCTTTTGCTCTACTTGAAAGATATAGGTCAACACATCTTGTTTTTAATGATGATATCCAG GGAACTGCATCAGTTGTCCTTGCAGGACTAGTTGCGGCTCTGAATTTGGTTGGGGGAAACTTGTTCGATCATCGGTTCTTATTCCTTGGTGCTGGAGAG GCCGGCACTGGTATAGCAGAACTCATAGCACTTGAAATATCGAAACGG ACAAATGCCCCTCTGGATGAAGTGCGCAAAAACATTTGGTTGGTGGATTCAAAG ggTTTGATTGTCAAATCTCGCAAAGAATCACTCCAACATTTTAAGAAGCCGTGGGCTCATGAACACGAACCTGTTAAGGAACTTTTAGATGCCGTTAAT CAAATTAAGCCAACAGTGTTGATTGGAACATCAGGACAAGGGAAAACTTTTACACGAGAAGTGGTTGAGGCTATGGCCTCCAATAATGAG AAACCTATTATTCTTGCCCTTTCCAACCCGACATCTCAGTCAGAATGTACTGCTGAAGAAGCTTATACGTGGACCCAG GGACGTGCCATCTTTGCTAGCGGTAGCCCATTTGCCCCAGTTGAATACGATGGAAAAGTGTTTGTGCCTGGCCAG GCCAATAATGCATACATTTTTCCGGGATTTGGTCTCGGTTTAATAATGTCTGGTACCATCCGAGTGCATGACGACCTGCTTCTGGCAGCTT CTGAGGCTTTGGCTTCACAAGTGACCCAGGAGGACTATAACAGGGGACTCATATTCCCACCATTCACCAACATCAGAAAGATTTCAGCACACATAGCTGCCAAAGTGGCTTCGAAGGCATATGAGCTTG GATTGGCGACGCGCCTTCCTCAACCGAAAGATTTGGTGCTGTATGCTGAGAGCTGTATGTATACTCCAACTTACAGAAACTACCGGTGA